In a genomic window of Bicyclus anynana chromosome 5, ilBicAnyn1.1, whole genome shotgun sequence:
- the LOC128198108 gene encoding nitric oxide synthase-like translates to MLYNEKKNQGDQVDSAGTVKVHTPKSLIRTNSAMTPSIDYKKQLSRMESNKNSNTIDYKRQLSRLESNKSSITASTPEIIGPLSNVCYAVFALGSSAYPKYCNFGKTMDRVLEELLGERLLELTCGDEMCGQEQQFRSWSSNIFQPLMDTERGLLFQNRHDHKIIFPDPRHDPGQNTTKQRVYTKRYTQIEIYDHVVRRKT, encoded by the exons ATGCTAtataatgaaaagaaaaatcaaGGAGATCAAGTTGATAGTGCTGG GACCGTCAAAGTACACACGCCCAAATCACTAATACGAACAAACAGTGCCATGACACCGAGTATCGACTACAAAAAACAGTTGTCTCGTATGGAGTCCAATAAGAATTCAAATACTATCGACTACAAAAGACAACTATCACGTTTGGAATCCAATAAAA GTAGTATAACTGCATCAACACCCGAAATCATAGGTCCATTGAGCAATGTATGTTATGCCGTATTTGCTCTGGGCTCTAGTGCGTATCCAAAATACTGTAACTTTGGAAAAACTATGGATAGAGTTCTGGAAGAGTTATTAGGAGAGAGGCTATTAGAATTAACATGCGGTGATGAAATGTGCGGCCAAGAACAACAGTTTCGTAGTTGGTCGTCAAACATATTTCAG CCATTGATGGATACAGAGAGGGGTCTGCTTTTCCAAAATCGTCACGACCACAAGATAATTTTCCCCGACCCGCGACACGATCCCGGTCAGAACACAACTAAGCAGAGAGTGTATACCAAACGATACACACAGATCGAAATATACGATCACGTTGTTCGAAGAAAAACTTGA
- the LOC112048432 gene encoding cilia- and flagella-associated protein 299-like produces MAEKKNEFPPGVEANRRLLAFDTWEDYLDSLIEIADLRNLRSIKSARTIAAFGYRANGDTLSEKEFYSRRAAIHSIVFPVVRPYVLVSEGAKIEDPFFRELAVRERANRVGILQSVIFIRHFTKSGFEISGYIDYAHRLITEDWTPFFKSNKMLLPRDSDLGYYHWRHGTVRSNISRNYKPLMDTERGLLFQNRHDHKIIFPDPRHDPGQNTTKQRVYTKRYTQIEIYDHVVRRKT; encoded by the exons ATGGCGGAGAAGAAAAATGAGTTTCCACCGGGGGTGGAGGCGAACAGGCGTTTGCTGGCTTTTGATACGTGGGAGGACTATTTGGACTCACTCATTGAAATTGCAGATCTACGCAATTTACGGAGCATCAAATCGGCGCGAACTATAGCGGCTTTTGGTTatag AGCAAACGGCGACACACTAAGTGAAAAGGAATTTTACTCACGTCGAGCCGCTATACACTCCATTGTATTCCCTGTGGTCCGGCCCTACGTGTTGGTCAGTGAAGGGGCCAAAATTGAAGACCCGTTTTTCCGGGAACTGGCTGTACGTGAACGGGCCAATAGAGTCGGGATATTACAG TCGGTCATTTTCATTCGACATTTCACCAAAAGCGGCTTCGAAATATCCGGCTACATAGATTACGCGCATCGGCTCATAACGGAGGATTGGACGCCATTTTTCAAAAGCAATAAAATGCTGTTGCCACGGGATTCTGATTTGGGATACTATCATTGGAGACATGGCACTGTGAGAAGCAATATCAGTAGAAACTACAAG CCATTGATGGATACAGAGAGGGGTCTGCTTTTCCAAAATCGTCACGACCACAAGATAATTTTCCCCGACCCGCGACACGATCCCGGTCAGAACACAACTAAGCAGAGAGTGTATACCAAACGATACACACAGATCGAAATATACGATCACGTTGTTCGAAGAAAAACTTGA